The following are encoded together in the Poseidonibacter lekithochrous genome:
- a CDS encoding acyl-CoA dehydrogenase, with protein sequence METLILILILLVLGFNAFPIYAYFAIVGVYSLVFFDFGALAWTIYLVIGAIFLIQPLRIKFVTQKLVDFINKKGLMPKISATEEAALQAGTNWIESSYFKGEVNFSTDVHEEKITELTDEEQAFLDNEVNELCEMTTDWEIFQKRDFTPEVWQFIKDKKFFGMIIPKEYGGLGFSATAHSKVIEKLVSRSQVLAITIMVPNSLGPAELIEKHGTNEQKEKYLSDLAIGREVPCFGLTEPNAGSDATSIKSNGVLFKDEKTGKTRIRLNFEKRYITLGNIATLIGLAFVLKDPDNLLGDQKDLGITFGLVNHKKKGVDTSYRHDPLGIPFVNSPLYGKDVIIDIEDIIGGLNGIGKGWQMLVESLSIGRGISLPSVSLGGSKFALNVVSSYSQLREQFGLSINHFEGVEEKIAKIAAFTYMLNAARNYTLDAIDNGQKPGVVNSVMKYHATEKFREVINDSMDVLGGSAIIRGENNLLAHAYFALPISITVEGANILTRNLMQFGQGLIKSHPYIYKEINALRYNNVESFDKAFFAHVNLGYTSLCKSLFYYITRGSTICQKGEFTRYKQKVTWVSSEFTLLTNVALAVVGPALKKRENISARFGDILSNLYLITATLREFENNPKDENRDLVDYVCQYCFNDIQIAREEIISNLGGISALLPLAKINPFGTKAEDKLNARIVNSLSNEERLEELTKNVFVDSRENDRFSKLQKAVKLNKQNAKGFKTLKEALKNGTIEFDSIDVMLEQLVSKDLIKEDEAISMKEAHELKQEVISVDAFKIKQYRAAR encoded by the coding sequence ATGGAAACTTTAATTTTAATACTTATACTTTTAGTCCTAGGATTTAACGCCTTCCCTATCTATGCATATTTTGCAATCGTAGGGGTATATTCATTAGTATTTTTTGATTTTGGTGCATTAGCATGGACTATTTACCTAGTAATAGGTGCAATTTTCTTAATTCAACCATTAAGAATAAAATTTGTTACACAAAAACTTGTGGATTTCATTAATAAAAAAGGTTTAATGCCAAAAATTTCAGCAACAGAAGAAGCTGCATTACAAGCAGGTACAAACTGGATTGAGTCTTCTTACTTTAAAGGTGAAGTTAACTTCTCTACTGATGTACATGAAGAAAAGATTACAGAGCTAACAGATGAGGAACAAGCCTTTTTAGATAATGAAGTAAATGAACTTTGTGAAATGACAACAGATTGGGAAATCTTCCAAAAAAGAGATTTTACACCTGAGGTTTGGCAATTCATAAAAGATAAAAAGTTCTTTGGAATGATTATTCCAAAAGAGTATGGAGGGCTTGGGTTTTCAGCCACTGCACACTCAAAAGTAATTGAAAAGCTTGTATCAAGATCTCAAGTATTAGCAATTACTATTATGGTTCCAAATTCACTTGGCCCTGCTGAGTTAATTGAAAAACACGGAACAAATGAACAAAAAGAGAAATACTTAAGTGATTTAGCAATAGGAAGAGAAGTTCCTTGTTTTGGTTTAACAGAACCAAATGCAGGTAGTGATGCTACTTCTATTAAATCAAATGGTGTTTTATTCAAAGATGAAAAAACTGGTAAAACTAGAATTAGATTAAATTTTGAAAAAAGATATATTACATTAGGAAACATAGCAACACTAATTGGTCTTGCTTTTGTTTTAAAAGATCCTGATAATCTATTAGGAGATCAAAAAGACTTAGGTATTACATTTGGTCTAGTAAATCATAAGAAAAAAGGTGTTGATACATCATATAGACATGACCCATTAGGTATTCCTTTTGTGAACTCACCTTTATATGGGAAAGATGTAATTATTGATATAGAAGATATTATTGGTGGACTTAATGGAATTGGTAAAGGGTGGCAAATGCTTGTTGAATCTTTATCAATTGGACGAGGAATTTCACTTCCAAGTGTTTCATTAGGTGGAAGTAAATTTGCTTTAAATGTAGTAAGTTCTTACTCACAACTAAGAGAACAGTTTGGTCTTAGTATCAATCACTTTGAAGGTGTGGAAGAAAAAATTGCAAAAATTGCAGCCTTTACGTATATGTTAAATGCAGCTAGAAATTATACTTTAGATGCAATTGATAATGGACAAAAACCAGGAGTTGTTAACTCAGTTATGAAATATCATGCAACTGAGAAGTTTAGAGAAGTAATAAATGACTCTATGGATGTTTTAGGTGGAAGTGCAATTATTAGAGGTGAAAACAATCTATTAGCTCATGCATATTTTGCATTACCAATCTCTATTACAGTAGAAGGTGCTAATATTCTTACAAGAAATTTAATGCAATTTGGACAAGGTTTAATTAAATCTCATCCATATATTTATAAAGAAATAAATGCATTACGTTATAACAATGTGGAGAGTTTTGATAAAGCATTTTTTGCCCATGTAAACTTAGGATATACATCATTATGTAAATCACTATTCTATTACATCACAAGAGGTAGTACAATTTGCCAAAAAGGTGAATTTACAAGATACAAACAAAAAGTTACTTGGGTTAGTTCTGAGTTTACTCTACTTACAAATGTAGCTTTAGCTGTTGTTGGACCTGCACTTAAAAAAAGAGAAAATATTAGTGCTAGATTTGGTGATATTTTATCAAACTTATATCTAATCACTGCAACATTAAGAGAGTTTGAAAATAACCCAAAAGATGAAAACAGAGATTTAGTTGATTACGTATGTCAATATTGTTTTAATGATATTCAAATTGCAAGAGAAGAGATAATCTCTAATCTTGGTGGTATTTCTGCTTTATTACCACTTGCAAAAATCAATCCATTTGGAACAAAAGCAGAAGATAAATTAAATGCAAGAATTGTAAATAGTTTAAGTAATGAAGAAAGACTAGAAGAGTTAACAAAAAATGTATTTGTTGATTCAAGAGAAAATGATAGATTCTCTAAATTACAAAAAGCTGTTAAATTAAATAAACAAAATGCCAAAGGTTTCAAAACTTTAAAAGAGGCATTAAAAAATGGCACAATTGAATTTGATTCAATTGATGTTATGTTAGAGCAACTTGTATCAAAAGATTTAATTAAAGAAGATGAAGCAATTTCTATGAAAGAAGCCCATGAGCTAAAACAAGAAGTTATTTCAGTAGATGCTTTTAAAATCAAACAATACAGAGCTGCTAGATAA
- a CDS encoding 3-hydroxyacyl-CoA dehydrogenase NAD-binding domain-containing protein, whose protein sequence is MKNLFLEIKAGIARLTIDLENEKVNKLSIAVLEEFDEVLDSIKDNSSIKALVITSAKKNVFIAGADIEEIEQLEDEKEVYDLLMRVHTIFNKLENLEFPSIAYINGACMGGGLELALACTHRVATTSDKTKLAFPEVKLGIFPGFAGCLRAPKVVGLINSLDLILSGKTIDAKKAYRIRLVDEVFHDGQKESKLESFIQRVIYNKVKSRRKFNLFETWPLREIVFSKTLKTLEKKVNKDFEAPYKALEVIKDTYARSFKQGIKVEAREFSRLAVTKESKNMIKLFFTFQKLNKNFDKTDNPISSSAILGNGVMGKGIIWLFSKYLKEVRIKVRKIEQVQGILKDVAKIYDFLIKTRRMTANQVGFKLNDISYTEKFDGLSNTDFAIEAIIEDEKAKKEAYKELEKVLKPDAIIATNTSSISIEKLGSELKNKENFLGVHFFNPVNMMPLVEVIPSSHTSKETINKVFELLTSCGKTPILVGDCAGFIVNRILLPYLNEAAFILEEVPDIKRIDKVVKNFGMPMGPFTLADTVGIDIGYKVASILKEAYGERMPISPIIEKIYNKKELGIKTGSGFYTYNKKEKIVNNNVTSMLEKSSKLITDEQIINRCIYIMINEASRCLEEGIVDDPTIIDFAMVTGTGFPPYKGGLCNLANEIGIKNIVKTLQELEKDYGSRFTPSNLLIKLLEDDKDFNTGETLWKL, encoded by the coding sequence ATGAAAAATTTATTTTTAGAAATCAAAGCAGGTATTGCACGATTAACTATAGATTTAGAAAATGAAAAAGTAAATAAATTATCAATTGCAGTACTTGAAGAATTCGATGAAGTATTAGACAGTATAAAAGATAATTCATCTATTAAAGCCTTAGTTATTACAAGTGCTAAAAAAAATGTATTCATTGCAGGTGCTGATATTGAAGAGATTGAGCAATTAGAGGATGAAAAAGAAGTTTACGATTTATTAATGAGAGTACATACTATTTTTAATAAATTAGAGAATTTAGAGTTTCCATCAATTGCATATATAAATGGCGCTTGTATGGGTGGAGGTTTAGAGCTTGCTCTTGCTTGTACACATAGGGTTGCAACAACATCTGATAAAACTAAATTAGCATTTCCAGAAGTAAAATTAGGAATATTCCCAGGTTTTGCAGGATGTTTACGAGCTCCTAAAGTTGTTGGGCTTATTAACTCTCTTGATTTAATTTTATCAGGGAAAACTATTGATGCTAAAAAAGCATATAGAATAAGATTAGTAGATGAAGTTTTCCATGATGGACAAAAAGAATCAAAATTAGAATCATTTATTCAAAGAGTTATTTACAACAAAGTTAAAAGTAGAAGAAAATTTAATTTATTTGAAACTTGGCCTTTAAGAGAAATAGTATTTTCAAAAACTCTTAAAACATTAGAGAAGAAAGTAAATAAAGATTTTGAAGCTCCATATAAAGCCCTTGAAGTAATCAAAGATACTTATGCAAGATCTTTTAAGCAAGGAATTAAAGTAGAAGCTAGAGAGTTCTCAAGGCTAGCTGTTACTAAAGAGTCAAAAAATATGATCAAACTATTTTTTACTTTTCAAAAACTAAATAAGAATTTTGACAAAACAGATAATCCTATCTCTTCAAGTGCTATTTTAGGTAATGGTGTTATGGGAAAAGGAATAATTTGGTTATTTTCAAAATACTTAAAAGAAGTAAGAATCAAAGTTAGAAAAATTGAACAAGTTCAAGGAATACTAAAAGATGTAGCTAAAATCTATGACTTCTTAATTAAAACAAGAAGAATGACAGCAAATCAAGTTGGTTTTAAATTAAATGATATTTCATATACTGAAAAGTTCGATGGTTTAAGCAATACTGATTTTGCAATAGAAGCTATTATTGAAGATGAAAAGGCAAAAAAAGAGGCATATAAAGAGTTAGAGAAAGTATTAAAACCTGATGCAATTATTGCAACAAATACTTCATCTATTTCTATTGAAAAATTAGGAAGTGAACTTAAAAATAAAGAAAACTTCTTAGGAGTACATTTCTTTAATCCAGTAAACATGATGCCATTAGTTGAAGTTATTCCTTCTTCTCATACATCTAAAGAGACTATAAATAAAGTGTTTGAACTTCTTACATCTTGTGGAAAAACACCTATTTTAGTTGGAGATTGTGCCGGATTTATTGTAAATAGAATTTTATTACCATATTTAAATGAAGCAGCATTTATTTTAGAAGAAGTTCCAGATATTAAAAGAATTGATAAAGTTGTAAAAAACTTTGGTATGCCAATGGGACCTTTTACTCTAGCTGATACAGTTGGTATTGATATTGGTTATAAAGTAGCTTCAATTCTAAAAGAAGCTTATGGGGAGAGAATGCCAATTTCTCCAATTATTGAAAAGATTTATAACAAAAAAGAGCTAGGTATAAAAACTGGTTCTGGCTTCTATACTTACAATAAAAAAGAAAAGATAGTAAATAACAATGTTACGTCTATGCTAGAGAAGAGTAGTAAACTAATTACAGATGAGCAAATCATCAATAGATGTATTTATATTATGATAAATGAAGCATCAAGATGTTTAGAGGAAGGTATTGTAGATGATCCAACAATCATAGATTTTGCAATGGTAACAGGAACTGGATTCCCTCCATACAAAGGTGGACTTTGTAATTTAGCTAATGAAATTGGAATAAAAAATATCGTTAAAACTCTACAAGAATTAGAAAAAGATTATGGAAGCAGATTTACACCAAGTAACCTTCTGATTAAACTACTTGAAGACGACAAAGACTTCAACACAGGAGAAACATTATGGAAACTTTAA
- a CDS encoding thiolase family protein, with protein MKNRIAIIDGLRSPVAKANGKLNNVSADTLGAIITKELILRNGLEYEQFDEVIIGNVAQPANAANIARVMAIRAGFPQTTPAYTVHRNCASGMQSISSAIEKINSDQGDLYLVGGVESMSNIPLLHSDKFRNFMTKLTYARNVGDKLHLLSTFKPSFLKPVIGLISGLTDPISGRIMGITAENLANEFKISREDQDKYAVESHIKAQKAIQSKVLAQEIHPIMTRDSSIIDDDGVRFGQNMESLKKLRPIFDRLSGTVTAGNSSQVSDGACSLIVTTEQKAKELNLEPLGFISDYSYSGLDAHRMGLGPIYATKKLFDKTNTKLEDIDIIELNEAFAAQVIANLEAFKSNEFCQKTFGSNAIGEIDKSILNVNGGAIALGHPVGMSGSRIVLTALKELRRRGAKKALATLCVGGGQGAAFLLEV; from the coding sequence ATGAAAAATAGAATTGCAATAATCGATGGACTAAGAAGTCCCGTAGCAAAAGCAAATGGTAAATTAAACAATGTATCAGCTGATACTTTAGGCGCAATAATTACAAAAGAATTAATATTAAGAAATGGCCTAGAGTATGAACAATTTGATGAAGTAATTATAGGAAATGTAGCACAACCTGCAAATGCTGCCAATATTGCCAGAGTTATGGCAATACGTGCGGGTTTTCCTCAAACTACTCCTGCATATACTGTACATAGAAATTGTGCTTCAGGTATGCAATCAATATCTTCTGCAATTGAAAAAATCAATTCAGACCAAGGGGATTTATACTTAGTAGGTGGAGTTGAATCTATGAGTAATATTCCCCTACTTCATAGTGATAAGTTTAGAAACTTTATGACAAAACTAACTTATGCTAGAAATGTAGGAGATAAACTACATCTATTATCTACTTTTAAACCTAGTTTCCTAAAACCTGTTATTGGTTTAATATCAGGACTTACAGATCCAATATCTGGAAGAATCATGGGAATTACAGCAGAAAACTTAGCTAATGAATTTAAAATTAGTAGAGAAGATCAAGATAAATATGCGGTTGAATCACACATAAAAGCTCAAAAAGCTATTCAATCAAAAGTATTAGCTCAAGAAATTCACCCAATTATGACAAGAGATTCATCTATTATTGATGATGATGGAGTTAGATTTGGACAAAATATGGAAAGTCTAAAAAAGTTAAGACCAATTTTTGATAGATTAAGCGGAACAGTAACAGCTGGAAACTCATCACAGGTTTCTGATGGAGCTTGTTCATTAATAGTTACAACTGAACAAAAAGCAAAAGAGTTAAATCTAGAACCTTTAGGATTTATAAGTGATTACTCTTATTCTGGTTTAGATGCACATAGAATGGGTCTAGGACCTATTTATGCAACTAAAAAACTTTTTGATAAAACAAATACTAAATTAGAAGATATTGATATTATTGAATTAAATGAAGCTTTTGCAGCACAAGTAATTGCAAATCTAGAAGCTTTTAAATCAAATGAATTTTGTCAAAAAACATTTGGTTCTAATGCTATTGGGGAAATCGATAAATCAATATTAAATGTTAATGGGGGAGCTATTGCCCTAGGACACCCAGTTGGAATGAGTGGTTCTAGAATAGTTTTAACAGCACTAAAAGAACTTAGAAGAAGAGGCGCTAAAAAAGCCCTAGCAACATTATGTGTTGGTGGTGGTCAAGGTGCAGCTTTCTTATTGGAGGTGTAA
- a CDS encoding AMP-dependent synthetase/ligase: MDSYNFTTYSQLFTQITEKYDNDYFLNYLQNNEYKNISVEDFKNKVVCLSLALKDLGIKEKDNVAIFAASSPFWLIFDFAIHQVGAVSVPIFANISTLNLNFEIKDANIKYIFIDSQDRITDIENQNEDMVFITHNFCIKEKNFYNYDEILVTGQQICDNKGFRPHEPDEDDLFSIIYTSGNTGTPKGVMLTHKNIISQLNDINQLINLDKEEVVLSLLPLAHIFERTVMSYYLSRGVSIYFVDEITNVSNLLKVVKPTIMTAVPRLLEKIFNKIKMNILLKPLISRTIASLAFEYALNENMNKNSFVYSIYDKVVYSKLREIFGSRLKKLISGGAPLPKEIAQFFVNIGVPIYQGYGLTEFSPVISTNYPDFNQVGSCGRVIPSATIKLSSDNELLVKGPSLMKGYLNQEELTSQTIDKDGWLHTGDVGEIDGQGYLYIKSRKKEIFKTSTGEYVAAIKIEQELSKNKYIEFAVIIAENRKYTSALLFIDRDKFQEAKKLNKRLTIEEYYDRTEITSDIKKHIELVNSNLNEWEKVVQYTIITNEISIEGGELTPSMKVCRGKIEQKYEDFINDMY, encoded by the coding sequence ATGGATTCTTATAACTTTACAACATATAGCCAACTGTTCACACAAATTACAGAAAAGTACGATAATGATTATTTTTTAAATTATTTACAGAATAATGAATACAAAAATATATCTGTTGAAGATTTTAAAAATAAAGTAGTTTGTTTGAGTCTTGCTCTAAAAGATTTAGGTATTAAAGAAAAAGATAATGTTGCAATTTTTGCAGCCTCTTCTCCTTTTTGGTTGATATTTGATTTTGCGATACATCAAGTAGGTGCTGTTTCTGTTCCTATCTTTGCAAATATATCTACATTAAATCTAAACTTTGAAATTAAAGATGCAAATATAAAATATATTTTTATTGATTCTCAAGATAGAATTACAGATATTGAAAATCAAAATGAAGATATGGTTTTTATTACTCATAACTTTTGTATAAAAGAAAAAAACTTTTACAACTATGATGAAATTCTTGTAACTGGTCAGCAAATTTGTGATAATAAAGGCTTTAGACCTCATGAACCAGATGAGGATGATTTATTTTCAATTATATATACAAGTGGAAATACAGGTACACCAAAAGGTGTAATGCTTACTCATAAAAATATCATCTCACAATTAAATGATATTAATCAATTAATCAATTTAGATAAAGAAGAAGTGGTTTTATCCCTACTTCCCTTAGCTCATATTTTTGAGAGAACTGTTATGAGTTATTATTTAAGTCGTGGGGTTAGTATTTATTTTGTAGATGAAATTACAAATGTTAGTAATCTTCTAAAAGTAGTAAAACCTACAATCATGACAGCAGTGCCTAGACTATTAGAGAAAATTTTTAATAAAATTAAAATGAATATATTGCTGAAACCTCTAATAAGTAGAACTATTGCTAGTTTAGCTTTTGAATATGCACTTAATGAAAATATGAATAAAAACTCTTTTGTTTATTCTATATATGACAAAGTTGTTTATTCTAAACTCAGAGAAATTTTTGGTTCAAGATTAAAAAAACTAATCAGTGGTGGAGCTCCACTTCCAAAAGAGATAGCACAATTTTTTGTGAATATTGGAGTTCCTATTTATCAAGGATATGGTCTTACAGAGTTTTCACCTGTAATTTCTACAAACTACCCAGACTTTAACCAAGTAGGTTCTTGTGGGAGAGTAATTCCTAGTGCAACTATCAAACTTAGTTCTGATAATGAACTATTAGTAAAAGGACCTTCTTTAATGAAGGGGTATTTAAACCAAGAAGAATTAACTTCTCAAACTATCGATAAAGATGGATGGTTACACACAGGTGATGTGGGAGAAATTGATGGACAAGGATACTTATATATCAAAAGTAGAAAAAAGGAGATATTTAAAACATCAACAGGTGAATATGTAGCTGCAATCAAAATCGAACAAGAATTATCAAAAAATAAATATATAGAGTTTGCAGTTATTATTGCGGAAAATAGAAAGTACACAAGTGCATTATTATTTATAGATCGTGATAAATTTCAAGAAGCAAAAAAATTAAATAAACGCTTAACAATAGAAGAATATTATGATAGAACTGAAATAACAAGTGATATTAAGAAGCACATTGAACTTGTAAACTCAAATTTAAACGAATGGGAGAAAGTAGTTCAATATACAATTATTACAAATGAAATTTCTATTGAAGGTGGAGAATTAACTCCTTCAATGAAAGTTTGTAGGGGAAAAATTGAACAGAAATATGAAGATTTTATAAACGATATGTATTAG
- a CDS encoding DMT family transporter: MQAKRGNIFGVFAILLWASLALFSILTTEIPAFQLTAMSFFIASFIGLILLKKQKVHFKELFKISPKVWFIGITGLFGYHFFYFLAIKNAPAVEANLLNYLWPLLIVVFSAFLPNEKLRWFHIVGALLGLLGAFFLVSKGGSFNFEAQYFWGYVFAIIAAFTWSSYSVISRTLAHVPTYAVTGFCVATVILSTICHLIFEVTVIPNSTELFGALMLGLGPVGGAFYLWDYGVKNADIKLLGSISYFTPLLSTLLLVGLGYANFTLAITLACVFIIMGSFISSAQYLKLIKNFIFNRNR, encoded by the coding sequence ATGCAAGCAAAACGAGGGAATATCTTTGGGGTATTCGCAATCTTACTTTGGGCTTCCTTGGCCCTTTTCTCAATATTAACAACGGAAATACCGGCTTTTCAACTAACAGCAATGTCTTTTTTTATTGCATCATTTATTGGTCTGATTTTACTAAAAAAACAAAAAGTACACTTCAAAGAATTGTTTAAAATATCACCAAAAGTTTGGTTTATTGGAATTACTGGTCTATTTGGTTATCACTTTTTCTACTTTTTAGCCATAAAAAACGCTCCAGCAGTGGAAGCAAATCTTCTAAATTACCTATGGCCTTTATTAATTGTAGTGTTTTCAGCATTTTTACCAAACGAAAAGTTAAGATGGTTTCATATTGTTGGAGCTTTACTTGGATTATTAGGAGCATTTTTCTTAGTATCAAAAGGTGGAAGTTTTAATTTTGAGGCTCAATATTTCTGGGGATATGTATTTGCAATAATTGCAGCATTTACTTGGTCTTCATATTCTGTAATATCTAGAACACTAGCTCATGTACCAACTTACGCTGTTACTGGCTTTTGTGTAGCTACAGTGATATTATCTACTATTTGTCATTTAATATTTGAAGTTACAGTTATTCCAAACTCTACAGAATTATTCGGAGCTTTAATGCTTGGACTTGGACCTGTTGGTGGGGCTTTTTATCTATGGGATTATGGAGTTAAAAATGCAGATATTAAACTGCTTGGTTCAATTTCGTATTTTACACCATTACTTTCTACTTTATTATTAGTAGGCCTAGGTTATGCAAACTTTACTTTAGCAATTACACTTGCTTGTGTATTTATTATTATGGGATCTTTTATAAGTTCTGCACAGTATTTAAAACTCATAAAGAATTTTATATTTAATAGAAATAGATAA
- a CDS encoding TrmH family RNA methyltransferase produces MNEIIDINDPQIQEFTSLKQSALDEKYVVVESKNVFKKLFSTNTKIHKVFTTKENLDFLNENCKNIDFPIFTASNAIMKKIVGHKIHQGMMAVIDRPEFISFDEIEGNIVVLNGLTSPENVGSIVRSCAAFNIKTLIIDEKTCSPFIRRCIRVSTGNLFNINVYKTSTLRDDLIKLKEDDYKLLCTANSPEAKSLHEFNFPKKSMVVIGSEGHGADQEIFDLCDDILKIDIDEEVTSLNAAIAASIVLFQLKVSAS; encoded by the coding sequence ATGAATGAAATTATAGATATAAATGACCCACAAATACAAGAATTTACTTCTTTAAAACAATCTGCTTTAGATGAAAAATATGTAGTAGTTGAAAGTAAAAATGTTTTTAAAAAACTTTTCTCAACAAATACAAAAATACATAAAGTTTTTACAACAAAAGAGAATTTAGACTTTTTAAATGAAAATTGTAAAAACATTGATTTCCCAATTTTTACAGCATCAAATGCAATTATGAAAAAAATTGTAGGACATAAAATCCATCAAGGTATGATGGCAGTTATAGATAGACCCGAGTTTATTTCATTTGATGAAATAGAAGGGAATATTGTAGTTTTAAATGGACTTACATCTCCTGAGAATGTTGGTTCAATTGTGCGTTCTTGTGCTGCATTTAATATAAAAACTTTAATAATTGATGAGAAGACTTGCTCACCCTTTATTAGAAGATGTATTAGAGTATCTACTGGAAATCTATTTAATATTAATGTATATAAAACATCTACATTAAGAGATGATTTAATAAAACTAAAAGAAGATGATTATAAACTTTTATGTACAGCAAACTCACCAGAAGCAAAAAGTTTACATGAATTTAACTTCCCTAAAAAATCTATGGTAGTAATAGGTAGTGAAGGGCATGGGGCAGATCAAGAGATCTTTGATTTATGTGATGATATTCTAAAAATAGATATTGATGAAGAAGTTACAAGTCTAAATGCAGCAATTGCGGCATCTATTGTGCTATTTCAATTAAAAGTATCAGCTAGTTAA
- the def gene encoding peptide deformylase, producing MELFKEIKIAKLGEKVLRKKAKKIKDIKSSKTQQLISDMKTCVKKSNGVGLAAPQIFISKQIMIISSQPNKRYPNAPLMKNEVLINPKIIKKSKKMKKDWEGCLSIPGIRALVPRHEKIKIKYLDENANEKTQTFEGFIARIFQHEYDHLIGLVFIDRVETNKDIITEEMYFKQL from the coding sequence ATGGAATTATTCAAAGAGATAAAAATAGCAAAACTAGGAGAAAAAGTCCTAAGAAAAAAAGCTAAAAAAATAAAAGATATAAAAAGTAGTAAAACACAACAATTAATATCAGATATGAAAACTTGCGTAAAAAAAAGCAATGGAGTAGGCTTAGCAGCACCTCAAATATTCATATCAAAACAAATAATGATTATTTCATCACAACCAAATAAGAGATATCCAAATGCTCCACTTATGAAAAATGAAGTTCTTATAAATCCTAAGATTATTAAAAAGTCTAAAAAAATGAAAAAAGATTGGGAAGGATGTCTCAGTATCCCAGGAATTAGAGCTTTAGTTCCAAGACATGAAAAAATAAAAATCAAATACCTAGATGAAAATGCAAATGAAAAAACACAAACCTTTGAAGGTTTTATTGCAAGAATATTCCAACATGAATATGATCATTTAATAGGTCTAGTTTTTATAGATAGAGTTGAAACAAATAAAGACATTATTACTGAAGAAATGTATTTTAAACAATTATAA